The following proteins are co-located in the Streptomyces sp. DT2A-34 genome:
- the meaB gene encoding methylmalonyl Co-A mutase-associated GTPase MeaB, producing MIDLDTYVKGVLDGKRAIVARAITLVESTRPQHRALAQELLTELLPHSGRARRIGVSGVPGVGKSTFIDAFGTMLTGLGHRVAVLAVDPSSTRTGGSILGDKTRMERLAVDPAAFVRPSPTAGTLGGVAKATRESIVVMEAAGYDVVLVETVGVGQSETAVANMVDTFLLLTLARTGDQLQGIKKGVLELADVIAVNKADGPHERDARAAARELAGALRLMHGKDAFWTPPVLSCSARESAGLDVLWERLEQHRTLLDSTGRLAARRRDQQVDWTWTMVRDELLGRLHADPAVRALAPELERQVREGELTATLAAEQILGAFAGENPAAPS from the coding sequence GTGATTGATCTTGACACCTATGTGAAGGGCGTGCTCGACGGAAAGCGCGCGATCGTGGCCCGCGCGATCACCCTCGTGGAGTCGACTCGTCCGCAACACCGCGCCCTGGCACAGGAGTTGCTGACCGAGCTGCTGCCGCACAGCGGCAGGGCCCGGCGGATCGGCGTCAGTGGGGTGCCGGGCGTGGGCAAGTCGACGTTCATCGACGCGTTCGGCACGATGCTGACCGGGCTCGGGCATCGGGTGGCCGTGCTGGCCGTCGATCCGTCGTCGACCCGTACGGGCGGTTCGATCCTCGGTGACAAGACGCGGATGGAACGGCTGGCCGTCGACCCGGCGGCGTTCGTACGCCCCTCCCCCACCGCGGGGACGCTCGGCGGGGTCGCGAAGGCCACGCGTGAGTCGATCGTCGTGATGGAGGCCGCCGGTTACGACGTGGTGCTGGTCGAGACGGTCGGCGTGGGGCAGTCGGAGACGGCCGTGGCGAACATGGTTGACACGTTTCTGCTGCTCACGCTGGCCCGCACCGGCGACCAGCTGCAGGGCATCAAGAAGGGTGTCCTGGAACTGGCCGACGTGATCGCCGTGAACAAGGCGGACGGCCCGCACGAGCGCGACGCCCGCGCCGCCGCGCGCGAACTGGCGGGCGCACTACGGCTGATGCACGGCAAGGACGCCTTCTGGACGCCTCCGGTGCTCAGTTGCAGCGCGCGGGAGTCGGCCGGGCTCGACGTGCTCTGGGAGCGGCTGGAGCAGCACCGCACCCTGCTGGACTCCACGGGACGGCTCGCCGCCCGGCGTCGGGACCAGCAGGTCGACTGGACCTGGACCATGGTCCGCGACGAACTGCTGGGCCGACTGCACGCCGACCCCGCGGTACGCGCGCTGGCCCCCGAGCTGGAACGGCAGGTCAGAGAGGGCGAGTTGACGGCGACGCTGGCGGCGGAACAGATCCTGGGGGCATTCGCCGGGGAGAACCCCGCGGCCCCGTCCTGA
- the scpA gene encoding methylmalonyl-CoA mutase encodes MTVPDFSGIELGVPTADGGPDEWRTAVKKATDGDDLLWETPEGITVKPLYTGQDLEGLDFLGTYPGMAPYLRGPYPTMYVNQPWTIRQYAGFSTAEESNAFYRRNLAAGQKGLSVAFDLPTHRGYDSDHPRVTGDVGMAGVAIDSIYDMRQLFDGIPLDKMTVSMTMNGAVLPVLALYIVAAEEQGVPPEKLAGTIQNDILKEFMVRNTYIYPPKPSMRIISDIFAFTSQRMPRYNSISISGYHIQEAGATADLELAYTLADGVEYIRAGREAGLDVDAFAPRLSFFWAIGMNFFMEIAKLRAARLLWAKLVKQFDPKNSKSLSLRTHSQTSGWSLTAQDVFNNVTRTCVEAMAATQGHTQSLHTNALDEALALPTDFSARIARNTQLLIQQESGTTRVIDPWGGSAYVEKLTYDLARRAWQHIQEVEAAGGMAKAIDAGIPKLRIEEAAARTQARIDSGRQPVIGVNKYRVENDEAIDVLKVDNSSVRAQQIEKLRRLREERDERVCQDSLDALTRAAGGEGNLLELAVNAARAKATVGEISDALEKVYGRHASQIRTISGVYRNEAGESPNVDRTRTLVDAFADAEGRRPRILVAKMGQDGHDRGQKVIATAFADLGFDVDVGPLFQTPAEVARQAVEADVHIVGVSSLAAGHLTLVPALREELAAEGREDIMIVVGGVIPPQDVPTLLEMGAAAVFPPGTVIPDAAYDLVERLSADLGHEL; translated from the coding sequence ATGACCGTCCCCGACTTCTCCGGAATCGAACTCGGGGTACCGACCGCCGACGGCGGCCCCGACGAGTGGCGTACGGCCGTGAAGAAGGCCACCGACGGCGACGACCTGCTCTGGGAGACCCCGGAGGGCATCACGGTCAAGCCGCTCTACACCGGGCAGGACCTGGAGGGCCTGGACTTCCTGGGCACGTACCCGGGCATGGCCCCGTATCTGCGCGGCCCGTACCCGACGATGTACGTCAACCAGCCCTGGACGATCCGCCAGTACGCGGGCTTCTCCACCGCCGAGGAGTCCAACGCCTTCTACCGGCGCAATCTGGCGGCCGGTCAGAAGGGCCTGTCGGTCGCCTTCGACCTGCCCACGCACCGCGGCTACGACAGCGACCACCCGCGCGTGACCGGTGACGTCGGCATGGCGGGCGTGGCGATCGACTCGATCTACGACATGCGTCAGCTCTTCGACGGCATCCCGCTGGACAAGATGACCGTGTCGATGACGATGAACGGCGCCGTGCTGCCGGTACTGGCGCTCTACATCGTCGCCGCCGAGGAACAGGGCGTACCGCCCGAGAAGTTGGCCGGGACCATCCAGAACGACATCCTCAAGGAGTTCATGGTCCGCAACACCTACATCTATCCGCCGAAGCCGTCGATGCGGATCATCTCCGACATCTTCGCCTTCACCTCGCAGCGGATGCCCCGCTACAACTCCATCTCCATCTCCGGCTATCACATCCAGGAGGCGGGCGCGACGGCCGACCTGGAGCTGGCGTACACCCTCGCGGACGGCGTGGAGTACATCCGCGCGGGCCGTGAAGCGGGCCTGGACGTGGACGCGTTCGCGCCTCGCCTCTCCTTCTTCTGGGCGATCGGCATGAACTTCTTCATGGAGATCGCCAAGCTGCGCGCGGCGCGCCTGCTGTGGGCCAAGCTGGTCAAGCAGTTCGACCCGAAGAACTCCAAGTCCCTGTCTCTGCGCACGCATTCGCAGACCTCCGGCTGGTCGCTGACGGCGCAGGACGTGTTCAACAACGTGACGCGTACGTGCGTCGAGGCGATGGCGGCGACGCAGGGCCACACCCAGTCGCTGCACACCAACGCCCTCGACGAGGCGCTCGCGCTGCCCACCGACTTCTCCGCGCGGATCGCCCGCAACACGCAGCTGCTGATCCAGCAGGAGTCCGGCACGACCCGGGTGATCGACCCGTGGGGCGGCAGCGCGTACGTGGAGAAGCTGACGTACGACCTCGCGCGCCGCGCCTGGCAGCACATCCAGGAGGTCGAGGCGGCGGGCGGCATGGCCAAGGCGATCGACGCCGGCATCCCCAAGCTGCGCATCGAGGAGGCCGCGGCCCGCACCCAGGCCCGCATCGACTCCGGGCGGCAGCCGGTGATCGGCGTGAACAAGTACCGGGTGGAGAACGACGAGGCGATCGACGTCCTCAAGGTCGACAACTCCTCCGTGCGCGCCCAGCAGATCGAGAAGCTGCGCCGACTGCGCGAGGAGCGGGACGAGCGAGTCTGCCAGGACTCGCTGGACGCGCTCACCCGGGCCGCCGGGGGCGAGGGCAACCTGCTGGAACTGGCGGTGAACGCGGCCCGCGCGAAGGCGACGGTCGGGGAGATCTCCGACGCCCTGGAGAAGGTGTACGGCCGGCACGCGAGCCAGATCCGTACGATCTCCGGCGTGTACCGCAACGAAGCAGGAGAGTCCCCGAACGTGGACCGCACCCGCACCCTGGTGGACGCCTTCGCGGACGCGGAGGGCCGGCGCCCGCGCATCCTGGTCGCCAAGATGGGCCAGGACGGCCACGACCGCGGCCAGAAGGTGATCGCCACCGCCTTCGCCGACCTCGGCTTCGACGTGGACGTCGGCCCGCTCTTCCAGACGCCCGCGGAGGTGGCCCGTCAGGCGGTTGAGGCGGACGTGCACATCGTGGGCGTGTCCTCGCTGGCCGCCGGTCACCTCACGCTCGTGCCGGCGCTGCGGGAGGAACTCGCGGCGGAGGGCCGCGAGGACATCATGATCGTGGTCGGCGGCGTGATCCCGCCTCAGGACGTGCCCACGCTCCTGGAGATGGGCGCGGCGGCCGTGTTCCCGCCGGGGACGGTGATCCCGGATGCGGCGTACGACCTGGTCGAGCGGTTGTCGGCCGACCTCGGGCACGAGCTGTGA
- a CDS encoding methylmalonyl-CoA mutase family protein, with protein sequence MTVLPDDGLSLAAEFPEATHEQWQRLVEGVLRKSGKEVSGAAAENALSTLLEDGLTTRPLYTARDAAPDPGLPGFAPFVRGGRPEGNTTGGWDVRQRHAAADGSAVLTDLENGVTSLWLAVGDSGIPVSSLATVLDGVHLDLAPVVLEAGAEVEPAARELLRVVEERGVAPEAVRGNLGADPLGHEARTGQSYHIEQVIGLARQCADAYPGLRALTVDALPYHEAGGSAAQELGCSLATGVAYLRELTGAGLSVAQACAQLEFRYAATADQFLTVAKLRAARRLWARVAEVCGAPGQQVQHAVTSTVMMTPRDPWVNMLRATVATLAAGVGGADAVTVLPFDHALGLPDAFARRIARNTSTILIEESHLSRVIDPAGGSWYVERLTDELAHAGWEFFQSIEKAGGHAAALRSGMVGERLAETWSVRSAKLAKRREPVTGVSEFPHLAEKPVVREPAPEPPSGGLPRVRRDEAFEALRARSDAHLAATGSRPRVYLAALGPAAAHTARLTFAANLFQAGGIEPVTEGSFADSGAREVCLCSSDALYEERADSVAAELRAAGAEHVFLAGRPGQYSGVDAYVFAGCDAIAVLTATLDRMGVS encoded by the coding sequence ATGACGGTCCTGCCTGACGACGGGCTCTCCCTGGCCGCCGAGTTCCCGGAAGCGACACATGAGCAGTGGCAACGCCTTGTCGAGGGCGTCCTGCGCAAGTCGGGCAAGGAAGTCTCGGGTGCCGCCGCGGAGAACGCCCTGTCCACGCTGCTGGAGGACGGGCTCACCACCCGCCCCCTGTACACCGCGCGCGACGCCGCGCCCGACCCGGGCCTGCCCGGCTTCGCCCCGTTCGTACGCGGTGGCCGGCCCGAGGGCAACACCACGGGCGGCTGGGACGTACGCCAGCGACACGCGGCGGCCGACGGCAGCGCCGTCCTGACCGACCTGGAGAACGGCGTCACCTCGCTGTGGCTGGCCGTCGGCGACTCGGGCATCCCGGTCTCCTCGCTCGCCACCGTGCTCGACGGCGTCCACCTCGACCTGGCGCCGGTGGTCCTCGAAGCGGGCGCCGAAGTGGAGCCCGCCGCACGGGAGTTGCTGCGCGTCGTCGAGGAGCGGGGCGTCGCGCCCGAGGCGGTGCGCGGCAACCTGGGAGCCGATCCGCTGGGCCACGAGGCCCGCACCGGGCAGTCGTACCACATCGAGCAGGTGATCGGGCTCGCCCGGCAGTGCGCGGACGCGTACCCGGGCCTGCGCGCGCTGACCGTGGACGCGTTGCCGTACCACGAGGCGGGCGGTTCGGCCGCGCAGGAGCTGGGCTGCTCGCTGGCGACCGGCGTGGCCTATCTGCGGGAGCTGACCGGGGCCGGGCTGAGCGTCGCCCAGGCCTGCGCCCAGCTGGAGTTCCGGTACGCGGCGACCGCCGACCAGTTCCTGACCGTCGCCAAGCTGCGCGCGGCCCGCCGGCTGTGGGCGCGGGTCGCCGAGGTGTGCGGGGCTCCGGGGCAGCAGGTGCAGCACGCCGTCACCTCCACGGTGATGATGACGCCGCGCGACCCGTGGGTGAACATGCTGCGCGCGACGGTGGCCACGCTGGCCGCCGGGGTGGGCGGCGCCGACGCGGTGACCGTGCTGCCGTTCGATCACGCGCTGGGCCTGCCGGACGCGTTCGCGCGCCGGATCGCCCGCAACACCTCCACGATCCTCATCGAGGAGTCGCACCTGTCCCGGGTGATCGACCCGGCGGGCGGCTCCTGGTACGTGGAACGGCTCACCGACGAACTCGCCCACGCGGGCTGGGAGTTCTTCCAGAGCATCGAGAAGGCCGGCGGTCACGCCGCCGCGCTGCGTTCGGGCATGGTCGGCGAGCGGCTGGCCGAGACCTGGTCCGTGCGCAGCGCGAAGCTCGCCAAGCGCCGCGAACCCGTCACCGGCGTCAGCGAGTTCCCGCATCTGGCCGAGAAGCCGGTGGTGCGCGAGCCCGCGCCCGAGCCGCCGTCCGGCGGGCTGCCGCGGGTGCGGCGCGACGAGGCGTTCGAGGCGCTGCGCGCCCGCTCCGACGCCCACCTCGCGGCGACCGGCTCCCGGCCCCGGGTGTATCTGGCCGCGCTGGGCCCGGCCGCCGCGCACACCGCCCGGCTCACCTTCGCCGCCAACCTCTTCCAGGCGGGCGGCATCGAGCCCGTCACCGAGGGCTCGTTCGCGGACAGCGGGGCGCGCGAGGTCTGCCTGTGCTCCAGCGACGCGCTGTACGAGGAGCGGGCGGACTCCGTCGCCGCCGAGCTGCGGGCGGCGGGCGCCGAGCACGTGTTCCTCGCCGGCCGCCCCGGGCAGTACTCGGGTGTCGACGCTTACGTCTTCGCGGGCTGCGACGCCATTGCCGTCCTCACCGCCACCCTCGACCGCATGGGAGTGTCGTGA
- a CDS encoding EF-hand domain-containing protein, with translation MSDKARKLFEALDLDANGTLTREEVIIALRTKGPSLAASGDLPVWAVGDENASSALFDAADQNGDAVLTLEEFAAVVDRRFGWT, from the coding sequence ATGAGCGACAAGGCCCGCAAGCTGTTCGAGGCGCTCGACCTCGACGCGAACGGAACCCTGACCCGCGAAGAGGTGATCATCGCCCTGCGGACGAAGGGCCCGTCTCTGGCCGCCTCGGGAGATCTGCCCGTCTGGGCCGTGGGGGACGAGAACGCCTCCTCGGCCCTGTTCGACGCCGCCGACCAGAACGGGGACGCGGTCCTCACCCTGGAGGAGTTCGCGGCAGTGGTGGACCGCCGTTTCGGCTGGACCTGA
- a CDS encoding TetR/AcrR family transcriptional regulator produces MTDRATDRVADRAESRADLKKRLVEAAADLLVAEGRDAVTTRAVSTAAGVQPPTIYRLFGDMNGLLAATAADGFARYLAQKSSRAPSADPVDDLRAGWDMHLDFGLGNPAHYLLMYGHPQPGGESDAAKEAHRLLREILERVARAGRLTVPVERAAQMVHGAGTGVTFALLALKPEERDLGVSAQTREAVIAAITTSADTDGDVPRAPDSAREARRRVVALRSILDDMPATYTPGERMLLEELLDRAGRDPAEG; encoded by the coding sequence GTGACAGATCGAGCGACAGACCGAGTGGCAGACCGAGCAGAGTCCCGAGCGGACCTCAAGAAGAGACTCGTCGAGGCCGCCGCTGACTTGTTGGTCGCGGAAGGCAGGGACGCCGTGACCACGCGCGCGGTCAGCACCGCGGCGGGCGTCCAGCCGCCGACCATCTACCGTCTCTTCGGCGACATGAACGGCCTGCTTGCGGCCACGGCCGCCGACGGCTTCGCCCGGTACCTGGCGCAGAAGAGTTCCCGGGCACCGTCCGCGGACCCCGTCGACGACCTGCGCGCGGGCTGGGACATGCACCTCGATTTCGGCCTCGGCAACCCGGCGCACTACCTGCTCATGTACGGGCACCCGCAGCCGGGCGGTGAGTCCGACGCCGCCAAGGAAGCACACCGCCTGCTGCGCGAGATCCTGGAGCGCGTCGCCAGAGCGGGACGCCTGACGGTCCCCGTCGAGCGGGCGGCCCAGATGGTCCACGGGGCCGGCACGGGTGTCACCTTCGCCCTTCTGGCGCTCAAGCCCGAAGAGCGAGACCTGGGCGTGTCGGCCCAGACGCGCGAGGCCGTCATCGCGGCCATCACGACGTCGGCGGACACGGACGGCGACGTCCCCCGCGCTCCGGACAGCGCGCGTGAGGCGCGCCGCCGAGTGGTGGCGCTCCGTTCGATTCTGGACGACATGCCGGCCACGTACACCCCCGGCGAGCGCATGCTCCTGGAGGAACTGCTCGACCGCGCGGGCCGCGACCCGGCCGAGGGGTGA